From Carya illinoinensis cultivar Pawnee chromosome 5, C.illinoinensisPawnee_v1, whole genome shotgun sequence, one genomic window encodes:
- the LOC122309076 gene encoding sodium/proton antiporter 2 encodes MASLSGLSHLYKNHHFKKSLLRSSSLPVPTPLLQTQPLILCFDLSLCKIRGSRSLRNRVLARAEDKARGSTSSSSSSFPSQQQRAQPNSENQLEELTPKSGSCDPLCSLDETSSRDFVAAYQPKTDFLKALAIIAAITTGAVAINQSWVAANQDVAMALLFGIGYAGIIFEESLAFNKSGVGLLMAVSLWVVRSIGAPSTEIAVSELTHASAEVSEIVFFLFGAMTIVEIVDAHQGFKLVTDNITTRKPRTLLWVVGFVTFFLSSILDNLTSTIVMVSLLRKLVPPSEFRKLLGAVVVIAANAGGAWTPIGDVTTTMLWIHGQISTLPTMKGLFVPAAVSLAVPLALMSLTSEVNGKGQDSPNLLASEQMAPRGQLIFSVGIGALIFVPVFKALTGLPPYMGMLLGLGVLWILTDAIHYGESERQKLKVPQALSRIDTQGALFFLGILLSVSSLEAAGILRELANFLDAHIPNAELIASTIGVVSAIIDNVPLVAATMGMYDLTSYPQDSEFWQLIAYCAGTGGSMLVIGSAAGVAFMGMEKVDFFWYLRKVSGFAFAGYAAGIAAYLAVHNLPISLPTTLAEVPFLSGS; translated from the exons ATGGCCTCCCTCTCGGGTTTGTCTCACTTGTACAAAAACCACCATTTCAAGAAGAGCTTACTTCGCTCTTCATCTCTTCCAGTTCCCACCCCTCTCCTTCAGACGCAACCCTTAATCCTTTGCTTTGACTTGTCTTTGTGTAAAATCAGGGGTTCGAGATCGCTTCGCAATCGTGTTCTTGCTAGAGCTGAAGATAAGGCCAGGGGGTcgacatcatcatcatcatcttcttttcCGTCTCAGCAGCAGCGTGCTCAACCAAACTCTGAGAATCAGCTAGAG GAGCTGACACCAAAATCTGGATCATGTGATCCTTTGTGTTCACTAGATGAAACCAGTTCACGTGATTTTGTAGCCGCTTACCAGCCCAAGACCGATTTTCTTAAAGCTCTTGCCATAATAGCAGCAATTACGACAGGGGCAGTGGCGATTAATCAATCATGGGTTGCTGCCAATCAG GATGTTGCCATGGCACTGTTATTTGGAATCGGGTATGCAGGCATCATTTTTGAAGAATCTCTGGCCTTCAATAAAAGTGGAGTAGGATTACTGATGGCCGTGAGCTTATGGGTAGTGCGAAGCATTGGG gcTCCTTCGACCGAGATAGCTGTTTCGGAGTTAACACATGCATCTGCAGAAGTCAGTGAAATAGTGTTTTTCTTGTTTGGTGCAATGACAATTGTAGAAATAGTTGATGCTCATCAAGGTTTTAAGCTGGTAACTGACAATATAACCACTCGAAAGCCACGGACTCTCCTCTGGGTG GTTGGTTTTGTGACTTTTTTCCTTAGTTCGATCCTAGACAACCTGACATCTACCATTGTCATGGTGTCATTATTGCGGAAACTAGTACCTCCATCAGAATTCCGCAA GCTTCTAGGAGCTGTTGTAGTGATAGCAGCAAATGCAGGTGGTGCATGGACTCCCATTGGTGATGTTACCACTACTATGTTGTGGATACATGGTCAAATATCCACTCTGCCAACGATGAAG GGATTGTTTGTACCTGCAGCAGTTTCTCTAGCTGTCCCTCTAGCACTTATGTCCCTGACCAG TGAAGTTAATGGCAAGGGACAGGATTCTCCGAACCTGTTGGCATCTGAACAGATGGCTCCTCGAGGACAGCTTATTTTCTCAGTAGGTATTGGAGCTTTGATTTTTGTTCCGGTGTTCAAGGCCCTAACTGGTCTGCCTCCCTATATGGGTATGCTACTTGGACTTGGAGTTCTTTGGATTCTGACTGATGCTATCCACTATGGTGAATCTGAAAGGCAGAAGTTGAAAGTACCACAAGCTTTATCACGGATTGACACTCAAGGAGCACTTTTCTTCCTTGGAATCCTTTTGTCTGTAAGCAG CCTTGAGGCTGCAGGGATTCTTCGGGAACTGGCAAATTTCCTTGATGCTCATATTCCTAATGCTGAATTGATTGCCAGTACAATAGGAGTCGTATCAGCAATTATAGACAATGTTCCACTGGTTGCAGCAACAATGGGAATGTATGATCTCACCTCTTATCCCCAAGATTCTGAGTTTTGGCAGTTGATTGCATATTGTGCCGGCACTGGTGGATCCATGCTAGTTATTGGCTCAGCAGCTGGAGTTGCATTTATGGGGATGGAAAAGGTGGACTTCTTCTGGTACCTGCGGAAG GTGAGTGGTTTTGCTTTTGCTGGTTACGCTGCTGGAATTGCCGCTTACCTAGCGGTACATAACCTCCCCATCTCCCTACCTACGACTCTAGCGGAGGTTCCTTTCCTCTCCGGTTCTTAA
- the LOC122309075 gene encoding D-3-phosphoglycerate dehydrogenase 1, chloroplastic-like, producing the protein MATSAPRTLRSPFLMTPSLNSRLPLPSAFSIALRKNGRAVKPLVVVVSAAALDAKPTVLVAEKLGEAGIELLKEFANVDCAYNLSAEELCTKISLCDALIVRSGTKVSREVFESSAGRLKVVGRAGVGIDNVDLSAATEHGCLVVNAPTANTIAAAEHGIALLTSMARNVAQADASIKSGKWQRNKYVGVSLVGKSLAVMGFGKVGSEVARRAKGLGMHVIAHDPYAPADRARAIGVDLVSFDEAIATADFISLHMPLTPATSKILNDGTFAKMKKGVRIVNVARGGVIDEEALVRALDAGIVAQAALDVFTQEPPPKDSKLVQHERVTATPHLGASTMEAQEGVAIEIAEAVVGALKGELAATAVNAPMVPSEVLTELKPYVELAEKLGRLAVQLVAGGSGMKTVKVTYASARAPDDLDTRLLRAMITKGLIEPISSVFVNLVNADFTAKQRGLRITEERISLDGSPESPLDFIQVQVANVESRFASAISEAGEIKVEGRVKDGIPHLTKVGSFEVDVTLEGSIILCRQVDQPGMIGKVGSILGEENVNVSFMSVGRIAPRKQAVMAIGVDDQPSKEALKKIGDVPAIEEFVFLKL; encoded by the exons ATGGCAACGTCCGCACCCCGAACCCTCCGGAGCCCATTTCTCATGACTCCGTCTCTTAATTCTAGGCTACCGCTTCCCTCGGCGTTTTCCATTGCGCTCCGTAAGAACGGTCGAGCAGTCAAGCCGCTAGTCGTGGTGGTATCTGCGGCGGCTCTGGATGCCAAGCCAACCGTACTTGTGGCGGAGAAACTGGGTGAGGCCGGGATTGAGTTGCTAAAGGAGTTTGCCAACGTGGATTGCGCCTATAACCTGAGCGCTGAAGAGCTGTGCACCAAGATCTCGCTATGCGACGCGCTGATCGTGAGGAGCGGGACCAAGGTCAGCCGCGAGGTGTTCGAATCCTCGGCCGGGCGGCTCAAGGTCGTCGGAAGGGCCGGCGTGGGCATCGACAACGTGGATCTGTCTGCGGCGACGGAGCACGGATGCTTGGTCGTCAACGCGCCCACCGCCAACACCATCGCCGCCGCCGAGCATGGTATCGCTCTCTTGACCTCCATGGCCAGGAACGTTGCTCAAGCCGATGCTTCTATTAAATCTG GAAAGTGGCAGCGGAATAAATATGTTGGAGTCTCACTCGTTGGAAAATCGCTCGCAGTGATGGGGTTTGGAAAGGTAGGATCAGAAGTTGCACGGCGTGCGAAGGGGCTTGGTATGCATGTGATCGCACATGACCCATATGCCCCAGCAGACCGTGCCCGTGCAATAGGTGTGGACCTTGTGAGCTTTGATGAAGCCATAGCAACTGCAGATTTCATTTCTTTGCACATGCCTCTTACTCCGGCTACATCAAAGATTCTCAATGATGGAACTTTTGCAAAGATGAAGAAAGGAGTTCGGATTGTCAATGTTGCTCGTGGGGGAGTTATTGATGAAGAAGCTCTAGTGAGGGCACTAGATGCTGGAATTGTTGCTCAG gcGGCACTTGATGTTTTCACACAGGAGCCACCACCAAAAGACAGCAAATTGGTTCAGCATGAGAGAGTTACTGCGACTCCTCATCTTGGTGCCAGTACAATGGAAGCTCAG GAAGGGGTGGCCATTGAAATAGCCGAAGCTGTTGTGGGAGCCCTCAAGGGTGAGCTTGCTGCTACTGCAGTCAATGCGCCAATGGTTCCTTCTGAG GTGTTAACAGAGCTGAAACCATATGTTGAACTTGCTGAGAAACTTGGTAGGCTTGCTGTCCAATTGGTAGCTGGTGGAAGTGGTATGAAGACCGTTAAAGTGACATATGCTTCTGCTAGGGCTCCTGATGATCTTGACACGAGGCTTCTTCGTGCCATGATCACAAAGGGTCTCATTGAGCCCATATCCAGTGTCTTTGTGAATTTGGTTAATGCTGATTTCACTGCTAAGCAGAGAGGTCTGAGGATCACTGAAGAGAGAATTAGTCTAGATGGTTCGCCTGAGAGTCCACTCGATTTCATTCAAGTCCAGGTTGCCAATGTGGAATCCAGGTTTGCCAGTGCCATATCTGAGGCCGGGGAGATTAAGGTTGAGGGAAGGGTGAAGGATGGTATTCCTCATCTGACAAAGGTAGGATCTTTCGAAGTTGATGTTACTCTAGAAGGTAGTATCATACTCTGCAGGCAGGTTGATCAGCCTGGTATGATTGGAAAGGTTGGGAGCATTCTGGGTGAAGAGAATGTGAATGTTAGCTTTATGAGTGTCGGAAGGATTGCCCCCAGAAAGCAAGCTGTGATGGCAATTGGGGTGGATGATCAACCTAGCAAAGAAGCTTTGAAGAAAATTGGTGATGTTCCGGCCATTGAAGAGTTTGTTTTTCTCAAGTTGTAG